The Erythrolamprus reginae isolate rEryReg1 chromosome 3, rEryReg1.hap1, whole genome shotgun sequence genome contains a region encoding:
- the DCLRE1B gene encoding 5' exonuclease Apollo isoform X1: MGVGVMNGTVIAGTPIAVDFWNIRKAGQARLFFLSHMHSDHTVGLSSTWNKPVYCSPVTGQILHLRLKVSKQWIHPLAVGDSHVVALDDIGRETMTVTLIDANHCPGSVMFLFEGHFGVILYTGDFRYTPDMQQDPVLRNSKLINVLYLDNTNCHPEIILPSREQATEQIKKLIRDHPDHQVKIGTYNLGKESLLVELAKEFHTWIVVSPQKMDLMQLLEIEDVFTSEEGAGWIHAVDFSEICKETITKWNQSHPTIAILPTSRPVKSKHPNMYVVPYSDHSSFQELLEFVAWLKPCSIVPVVKKEVCQVYFQQYLSSENCSLLESKVPKLVKPVMQNKKKEKQIKLLKLSSSRYSPRGVCFDSPEKCTAENEYYPETEISEQCCPESTDGTVPYSRQEQCAQFPQCEEKQEETVLESSNLENDRALPTVESENMFSTKHQLKDSADTEFKKCPIVVTSACSCTSSNDRKDTISTLEGVPSSWGDWDCIAQPALDNDASAASQTDQIPREDGQQVFKVLFHKYCLPSIKTSKRSFIEVFDLRVENYLKRGRLPIDME, encoded by the exons ATGG GAGTTGGAGTGATGAATGGGACTGTGATTGCAGGCACACCCATTGCGGTAGATTTTTGGAATATCAGGAAAGCTGGGCAGGCtcgcttgttctttctttctcatatGCACAGTGACCACACtgtggggctttccagcacctGGAACAAACCTGTGTATTGTTCGCCTGTTACAGGTCAAATTCTACATCTCAGGCTAAAG GTATCTAAGCAATGGATTCATCCTTTGGCAGTGGGAGATAGCCATGTTGTGGCTTTGGATGATATTGGCAGAGAGACCATGACAGTGACCTTGATAGATGCTAACCATTGCCCTGGATCTGTCATGTTCCTTTTTGAAGGGCACTTTGGTGTCATCCTCTACACAG GTGATTTTCGTTACACTCCTGACATGCAGCAAGATCCAGTTCTAAGGAACTCAAAGCTTATCAATGTCCTGTATCTGGATAATACTAACTGTCATCCTGAAATTATCTTACCATCCCGGGAACAGGCCACCGAACAAATTAAAAAGTTGATCAGGGATCATCCTGATCATCAGGTGAAGATTG GTACATATAACCTGGGAAAGGAGTCACTTTTGGTAGAACTGGCCAAAGAATTTCATACATGGATTGTGGTGAGTCCCCAGAAGATGGACCTTATGCAGCTGTTGGAGATTGAGGATGTTTTCACTTCTGAAGAAGGAGCTGGATGGATTCATGCTGTGGATTTTTCAGAAATCTGCAAAGAAACAATAACCAAGTGGAATCAGAGTCATCCTACCATAGCTATTCTCCCTACCAGCAGACCAGTGAAAAGCAAACACCCGAATATGTATGTCGTTCCTTATTCTGACCACTCATCTTTCCAAGAACTATTAGAATTTGTTGCTTGGCTAAAGCCCTGCTCCATTGTTCCTGTAGTGAAGAAGGAGGTATGTCAAGTGTATTTCCAACAATACTTGAGCTCTGAAAACTGTTCACTTCTGGAGTCTAAAGTTCCAAAATTGGTTAAACCAGTCATGCAaaacaagaagaaagaaaagcagaTAAAACTACTCAAATTGTCATCCTCTCGCTATTCTCCAAGGGGAGTTTGCTTTGACTCTCCTGAAAAATGTACTGCAGAGAACGAATATTACCCTGAAACAGAAATTTCTGAGCAGTGCTGCCCAGAATCTACAGACGGAACTGTGCCTTATTCTAGACAAGAGCAGTGTGCTCAGTTTCCACAATGTGAGGAGAAACAGGAAGAAACAGTACTAGAATCATCAAACCTTGAGAATGACAGAGCACTTCCTACGGTTGAGTCAGAAAACATGTTTTCCACCAAACATCAGCTGAAAGACAGCGCTGACACTGAATTTAAAAAGTGTCCTATAGTCGTAACATCAGCATGCTCATGCACTTCTTCCAATGACAGAAAGGATACAATCTCCACACTGGAAGGTGTTCCTTCTTCCTGGGGGGACTGGGACTGTATTGCTCAACCAGCCTTGGACAATGATGCCTCAGCAGCATCACAGACTGATCAAATTCCAAGAGAGGACGGTCAGCAGGTTTTTAAAGTCCTTTTTCATAAATACTGTTTACCTTCAATAAAAACCTCAAAGCGATCATTTATAGAAGTCTTTGATTTACGAGTAGAAAACTACTTAAAAAGAGGAAGACTACCAATAGACATGGAGTAA
- the DCLRE1B gene encoding 5' exonuclease Apollo isoform X2: protein MNGTVIAGTPIAVDFWNIRKAGQARLFFLSHMHSDHTVGLSSTWNKPVYCSPVTGQILHLRLKVSKQWIHPLAVGDSHVVALDDIGRETMTVTLIDANHCPGSVMFLFEGHFGVILYTGDFRYTPDMQQDPVLRNSKLINVLYLDNTNCHPEIILPSREQATEQIKKLIRDHPDHQVKIGTYNLGKESLLVELAKEFHTWIVVSPQKMDLMQLLEIEDVFTSEEGAGWIHAVDFSEICKETITKWNQSHPTIAILPTSRPVKSKHPNMYVVPYSDHSSFQELLEFVAWLKPCSIVPVVKKEVCQVYFQQYLSSENCSLLESKVPKLVKPVMQNKKKEKQIKLLKLSSSRYSPRGVCFDSPEKCTAENEYYPETEISEQCCPESTDGTVPYSRQEQCAQFPQCEEKQEETVLESSNLENDRALPTVESENMFSTKHQLKDSADTEFKKCPIVVTSACSCTSSNDRKDTISTLEGVPSSWGDWDCIAQPALDNDASAASQTDQIPREDGQQVFKVLFHKYCLPSIKTSKRSFIEVFDLRVENYLKRGRLPIDME from the exons ATGAATGGGACTGTGATTGCAGGCACACCCATTGCGGTAGATTTTTGGAATATCAGGAAAGCTGGGCAGGCtcgcttgttctttctttctcatatGCACAGTGACCACACtgtggggctttccagcacctGGAACAAACCTGTGTATTGTTCGCCTGTTACAGGTCAAATTCTACATCTCAGGCTAAAG GTATCTAAGCAATGGATTCATCCTTTGGCAGTGGGAGATAGCCATGTTGTGGCTTTGGATGATATTGGCAGAGAGACCATGACAGTGACCTTGATAGATGCTAACCATTGCCCTGGATCTGTCATGTTCCTTTTTGAAGGGCACTTTGGTGTCATCCTCTACACAG GTGATTTTCGTTACACTCCTGACATGCAGCAAGATCCAGTTCTAAGGAACTCAAAGCTTATCAATGTCCTGTATCTGGATAATACTAACTGTCATCCTGAAATTATCTTACCATCCCGGGAACAGGCCACCGAACAAATTAAAAAGTTGATCAGGGATCATCCTGATCATCAGGTGAAGATTG GTACATATAACCTGGGAAAGGAGTCACTTTTGGTAGAACTGGCCAAAGAATTTCATACATGGATTGTGGTGAGTCCCCAGAAGATGGACCTTATGCAGCTGTTGGAGATTGAGGATGTTTTCACTTCTGAAGAAGGAGCTGGATGGATTCATGCTGTGGATTTTTCAGAAATCTGCAAAGAAACAATAACCAAGTGGAATCAGAGTCATCCTACCATAGCTATTCTCCCTACCAGCAGACCAGTGAAAAGCAAACACCCGAATATGTATGTCGTTCCTTATTCTGACCACTCATCTTTCCAAGAACTATTAGAATTTGTTGCTTGGCTAAAGCCCTGCTCCATTGTTCCTGTAGTGAAGAAGGAGGTATGTCAAGTGTATTTCCAACAATACTTGAGCTCTGAAAACTGTTCACTTCTGGAGTCTAAAGTTCCAAAATTGGTTAAACCAGTCATGCAaaacaagaagaaagaaaagcagaTAAAACTACTCAAATTGTCATCCTCTCGCTATTCTCCAAGGGGAGTTTGCTTTGACTCTCCTGAAAAATGTACTGCAGAGAACGAATATTACCCTGAAACAGAAATTTCTGAGCAGTGCTGCCCAGAATCTACAGACGGAACTGTGCCTTATTCTAGACAAGAGCAGTGTGCTCAGTTTCCACAATGTGAGGAGAAACAGGAAGAAACAGTACTAGAATCATCAAACCTTGAGAATGACAGAGCACTTCCTACGGTTGAGTCAGAAAACATGTTTTCCACCAAACATCAGCTGAAAGACAGCGCTGACACTGAATTTAAAAAGTGTCCTATAGTCGTAACATCAGCATGCTCATGCACTTCTTCCAATGACAGAAAGGATACAATCTCCACACTGGAAGGTGTTCCTTCTTCCTGGGGGGACTGGGACTGTATTGCTCAACCAGCCTTGGACAATGATGCCTCAGCAGCATCACAGACTGATCAAATTCCAAGAGAGGACGGTCAGCAGGTTTTTAAAGTCCTTTTTCATAAATACTGTTTACCTTCAATAAAAACCTCAAAGCGATCATTTATAGAAGTCTTTGATTTACGAGTAGAAAACTACTTAAAAAGAGGAAGACTACCAATAGACATGGAGTAA